A region from the Synergistaceae bacterium genome encodes:
- a CDS encoding gamma-glutamyl-gamma-aminobutyrate hydrolase family protein, which translates to MQPLIGITSYFLNTRDKDNKPLERYLSPNVYVSYPTYVHRVERAGGIPIDIPYYLDDASVFALAEKLDGILFCGGEDVNPQYYGEPVAGTKTVVPERDALEFKLLDAFFKLRKPIFGICRGEQVINTFFKGSLIQDIARENKGYIEHSRSDNPDSPVHKIAVKTGTRLHSILGETTVNVNSLHHQAARTPGEGLVVSARSEDGLVEGLELPDYPFLLGVQWHPERLDIPPHFALFEEFIRSSRRSS; encoded by the coding sequence ATGCAGCCACTTATCGGTATCACATCATATTTTCTGAACACCAGAGATAAAGACAATAAACCCCTTGAGCGGTATCTTTCACCGAACGTCTACGTTTCCTATCCCACTTACGTTCACAGGGTGGAACGGGCCGGAGGGATTCCCATAGATATCCCCTATTACCTCGACGACGCCTCCGTCTTCGCTTTGGCGGAAAAACTCGATGGAATTCTTTTCTGCGGAGGCGAGGACGTCAATCCTCAATATTACGGAGAGCCTGTCGCCGGAACGAAAACCGTTGTTCCCGAACGCGACGCGCTGGAGTTCAAACTGTTGGACGCCTTTTTTAAACTTCGGAAGCCAATTTTCGGAATTTGCCGCGGCGAGCAGGTCATCAACACCTTCTTCAAAGGCTCTCTGATACAGGACATAGCTCGGGAAAACAAGGGGTATATCGAGCATTCCCGCTCCGACAATCCTGACTCGCCGGTTCATAAAATCGCCGTCAAAACGGGGACACGCCTGCATTCCATTCTGGGGGAAACGACTGTGAACGTGAACTCCCTCCACCATCAGGCCGCGCGGACACCCGGCGAGGGGCTCGTCGTCTCCGCCCGATCCGAAGATGGACTGGTCGAAGGGCTGGAACTTCCCGACTACCCCTTCCTCCTGGGCGTTCAATGGCACCCGGAACGCCTGGACATTCCCCCTCACTTCGCGCTTTTCGAGGAATTTATTCGTTCCTCCCGACGGTCATCCTGA
- the purE gene encoding 5-(carboxyamino)imidazole ribonucleotide mutase, with protein MPKVSIILGSDSDWPIIEPGYLVLKEFGIGVDVLVASAHRTPRVVEEFAVSAREKGAEVLIAVAGAAAHLPGVVAAWTTLPVIGVPVAGHALAGMDALFSILQMPSGVPVGTMAIDGGKNAALYAISILALKYEDLARRLLDFREAQARMVARKNEVLQAELAAGDKTEAQKEKELQIER; from the coding sequence ATGCCGAAGGTGAGCATTATTTTGGGAAGTGACTCAGACTGGCCGATCATTGAGCCGGGGTATCTGGTTCTGAAGGAGTTCGGGATTGGGGTGGACGTCCTGGTGGCCTCCGCCCATCGAACGCCGCGGGTGGTGGAGGAGTTTGCCGTCTCGGCCCGGGAGAAGGGCGCGGAGGTTCTCATCGCGGTCGCCGGAGCGGCGGCCCATCTGCCGGGAGTGGTGGCGGCCTGGACGACCCTGCCTGTCATTGGCGTTCCGGTGGCGGGCCATGCGCTTGCGGGTATGGACGCGCTTTTCAGTATTCTTCAGATGCCTTCCGGCGTGCCGGTGGGGACGATGGCCATTGATGGGGGTAAAAACGCGGCTCTTTATGCAATATCGATTCTGGCCCTGAAATATGAGGATCTGGCGCGAAGACTTCTGGATTTTCGAGAGGCACAGGCACGGATGGTTGCCCGGAAGAACGAGGTCTTGCAGGCTGAACTGGCCGCCGGCGATAAAACAGAGGCGCAAAAAGAAAAAGAACTCCAAATTGAGCGATGA
- a CDS encoding phosphoribosylaminoimidazolesuccinocarboxamide synthase: MGTETLLYEGKAKKIFATDNPDEVRVYFKDDATAFDGKKKGTIQSKGVLNNSISTFFFELLASEGIPSHFIRKIDERNMLVKKLAIIPIEVVMRNIAAGSLSKRLGWEEGRKLPQSVVELYYKDDALGDPLINHSHVAVLGIADSARVDILEKTGLKINAILTEFLAKKNLLLVDFKLEFGLYEGQVLLGDEISPDTCRFWDSRTNEKLDKDRFRRDLGNVEGAYEEIWRRLGGGK; encoded by the coding sequence ATGGGAACGGAAACGCTGCTTTATGAGGGAAAGGCGAAGAAAATTTTTGCGACGGATAACCCCGACGAGGTTCGGGTGTATTTTAAAGATGACGCAACGGCCTTTGACGGAAAGAAAAAAGGGACGATTCAATCCAAGGGTGTTCTGAATAACTCGATTTCCACGTTTTTTTTCGAGTTGCTGGCCTCTGAGGGAATTCCGTCTCATTTCATACGAAAAATCGACGAACGCAACATGCTGGTCAAAAAACTGGCCATCATTCCCATTGAGGTGGTCATGCGCAATATTGCCGCAGGGAGTCTCTCGAAGCGGTTGGGCTGGGAAGAGGGGCGCAAACTGCCTCAAAGCGTCGTGGAGCTGTACTACAAAGACGACGCCCTGGGCGACCCGCTGATCAATCATTCTCACGTGGCGGTTCTTGGAATCGCCGATTCTGCCCGAGTCGATATTTTAGAAAAGACGGGCCTCAAAATCAACGCCATTCTGACGGAGTTTCTCGCGAAGAAAAATCTGCTTCTCGTGGATTTCAAGCTGGAGTTCGGGCTTTATGAAGGACAGGTGCTGCTGGGGGATGAAATTTCTCCGGATACCTGCCGCTTCTGGGACAGCAGAACCAACGAAAAACTGGACAAGGACCGTTTTCGTCGAGATCTGGGAAATGTAGAAGGCGCCTACGAGGAGATCTGGCGTCGTCTTGGAGGGGGTAAGTAA
- the purS gene encoding phosphoribosylformylglycinamidine synthase subunit PurS: protein MFRVKVTVMLKRSVLDPQGAALERALNACRDDALSFSEVSSVRVGKVIEMTCDGNDAESVKERMHSLADRILANPVMEEYTVSVESLS from the coding sequence ATGTTCAGAGTGAAGGTCACGGTCATGCTCAAAAGAAGCGTCCTGGACCCGCAGGGCGCGGCGCTGGAGCGGGCGCTGAACGCCTGCAGGGACGACGCGCTTTCCTTTTCCGAAGTGTCTTCCGTCCGAGTGGGAAAGGTCATCGAAATGACCTGCGACGGTAATGATGCCGAAAGCGTGAAGGAAAGGATGCACAGTTTGGCTGATCGTATTCTGGCGAATCCCGTCATGGAAGAATACACTGTCAGCGTGGAAAGTCTGTCATGA
- the purQ gene encoding phosphoribosylformylglycinamidine synthase subunit PurQ produces the protein MKNGMKAGIVVFPGSNCDRDCYRALKAVTGVEARFVWHRESSLEDFDLIILPGGFSFGDYLRTGAIARFSPVMNEVIRLGKRGVRLLGICNGFQILAEAGLLPGALLRNQGLLFICKDIYMKVERSNTDFTNKYEQGQVLRMPVIHGEGNYTIDEAGYHELVDGEQVIFRYCASDGSVNPSDAPNGAMGNIAGIINREGNILGLMPHPEKVSEPIMGGEDGAGVFRSLLSVLSV, from the coding sequence ATGAAGAACGGAATGAAAGCGGGAATCGTCGTCTTTCCGGGATCCAACTGCGATCGGGACTGCTACCGGGCTCTGAAGGCCGTCACGGGGGTGGAGGCTCGGTTCGTGTGGCACAGAGAAAGCTCTCTTGAGGATTTTGACCTGATTATCCTGCCCGGCGGTTTTTCCTTTGGAGATTACCTGCGGACAGGGGCTATTGCGCGTTTTTCCCCTGTAATGAACGAGGTCATCCGTTTGGGCAAACGCGGTGTCCGTCTCCTGGGCATCTGCAATGGCTTTCAGATTCTGGCGGAGGCGGGACTTCTTCCGGGGGCGCTCTTGCGCAATCAGGGACTTCTGTTTATTTGTAAAGATATTTATATGAAAGTAGAAAGATCCAACACCGACTTCACCAACAAATATGAACAGGGACAGGTGCTGCGCATGCCGGTCATTCACGGAGAGGGGAACTACACCATCGACGAGGCGGGATACCACGAGCTGGTGGACGGCGAGCAGGTCATCTTTCGCTACTGCGCCTCCGACGGCAGCGTGAACCCCTCTGATGCTCCCAATGGCGCAATGGGGAATATCGCGGGTATCATCAACAGAGAGGGGAACATTTTGGGGCTGATGCCCCATCCCGAGAAAGTCTCGGAGCCGATTATGGGCGGCGAGGATGGAGCTGGAGTTTTCAGGTCGCTTCTGTCCGTCCTGTCGGTCTGA
- the purL gene encoding phosphoribosylformylglycinamidine synthase subunit PurL — protein sequence MSEKISIEKQLKENGLTREEYERILSLMKREPNSLELALFGVMWSEHCSYKNSKAQLRKFPTAGPQVVQGPGENAGVVRVDGKLCVVFKMESHNHPSAIEPYQGAATGSGGIIRDIFAMGARPVAVLDSLRFGSLGASRTKELLRGIVAGVGGYGNCIGIPTVGGEAVFHPSWQGNPLVNVMCVGLVEEDKIFKGQASGVGNIVMVVGARTGRDGIRGASFASEELSDADPDKRPNVQVGDPFMEKLLLEATLEVLQLNLVVGLQDLGAAGLTSSAAEMAGRAGNGLYIDVEKVPLRETGLEPWEIMLSESQERMLFVVDPSKVEEIEAVFKKWELTATAIGEVTGDGRFTIRKGEKVLASVPAGFLTDQAPVNIRHWREPLRFVDPRRIDHSLLRNWENWTGLLKKLLASSNITSKRWIYEQYDHLVGLNTVVRPGSDAAVLRLPESEKGIALSIDCNSRYVFLNPQLGGAIAVAESARNVAASGAKPLAITNCLNFGNPENPEIYWQFVNATDGMAEACQEFSTPVTGGNVSFYNEFDGRAIFPTPAIGMVGVLEKVEDRVSSAFRKAEDLVILVGKSLEELGASEAHFVLTGRDEGLVPSLDYGREKRLHAFLVEAAQRHLLASAHDCSEGGLAVALAESAIQGELGVSLEWTDDISPAAALFGETQSRAVISISPARKEKTEELMEKYCLHYTFLGTVTADKKFVLRYNGETVIESSISELAPLWNDTLAEAMK from the coding sequence ATGTCAGAAAAAATCTCAATCGAAAAACAGTTGAAGGAGAATGGCCTGACCCGGGAGGAATATGAGCGTATCCTCTCACTGATGAAGCGGGAGCCCAATTCTCTGGAACTGGCGCTTTTCGGCGTTATGTGGTCAGAACACTGCAGCTATAAAAATTCGAAGGCTCAGCTCCGCAAGTTTCCCACCGCCGGCCCCCAGGTGGTTCAGGGACCGGGAGAAAACGCCGGAGTGGTGAGGGTGGACGGGAAACTCTGCGTGGTCTTCAAGATGGAAAGCCACAACCACCCCTCCGCCATAGAGCCTTATCAGGGGGCCGCCACCGGCTCAGGCGGAATCATCCGGGACATCTTTGCCATGGGAGCCCGTCCTGTGGCCGTTCTTGACAGCCTGCGCTTCGGCAGCCTTGGCGCTTCCCGCACCAAAGAGCTTTTAAGGGGCATCGTCGCCGGCGTGGGAGGATACGGCAACTGTATCGGCATTCCCACCGTGGGTGGAGAGGCCGTTTTCCACCCCTCCTGGCAGGGAAACCCTCTGGTCAACGTCATGTGCGTCGGGCTGGTGGAGGAGGATAAAATCTTCAAAGGACAGGCCAGCGGGGTCGGCAACATCGTCATGGTGGTGGGAGCCCGCACGGGACGCGACGGCATTCGGGGCGCCAGCTTCGCCTCTGAGGAGCTCAGCGACGCGGACCCGGACAAGCGCCCCAACGTTCAGGTGGGAGATCCTTTTATGGAAAAACTCCTGCTGGAGGCCACTTTGGAGGTTCTGCAGCTGAACCTGGTGGTGGGATTGCAGGACCTGGGCGCGGCGGGGCTGACCTCGTCGGCGGCGGAGATGGCCGGACGGGCGGGAAACGGCCTCTATATCGACGTGGAAAAGGTTCCCCTGCGGGAAACGGGGCTGGAGCCATGGGAGATCATGCTCTCGGAATCTCAGGAACGAATGTTGTTCGTGGTGGACCCCTCGAAAGTCGAGGAAATCGAGGCAGTTTTCAAAAAGTGGGAGCTGACGGCCACGGCCATCGGCGAAGTGACGGGAGACGGACGCTTCACCATTCGGAAGGGTGAAAAGGTTCTGGCTTCCGTTCCCGCCGGATTCCTGACGGATCAGGCCCCCGTGAACATCCGGCACTGGCGGGAGCCGCTGCGGTTCGTGGACCCCAGACGCATCGACCATTCTCTCCTGAGAAACTGGGAAAACTGGACAGGGCTTTTGAAAAAACTTCTGGCGTCTTCGAATATTACGTCGAAACGATGGATTTATGAGCAGTACGACCATCTTGTGGGCCTCAATACCGTCGTTCGGCCGGGAAGTGACGCCGCCGTTCTGCGACTGCCGGAAAGCGAAAAGGGTATCGCCCTTTCCATCGACTGCAACAGCCGCTACGTGTTCCTCAATCCTCAGCTTGGAGGGGCCATCGCCGTGGCGGAAAGCGCGCGCAACGTGGCGGCCTCCGGAGCGAAACCCCTTGCGATTACAAACTGCCTGAACTTTGGAAATCCGGAAAATCCCGAAATTTACTGGCAGTTCGTCAACGCTACAGATGGAATGGCTGAGGCCTGTCAGGAGTTTTCAACCCCCGTCACGGGAGGGAACGTGAGTTTTTACAATGAATTTGACGGCAGGGCCATATTCCCCACGCCGGCCATTGGGATGGTGGGGGTTCTGGAGAAGGTGGAAGACCGGGTGAGCAGCGCCTTCAGGAAAGCGGAGGACCTGGTGATTCTCGTGGGAAAATCCCTGGAGGAACTGGGGGCTTCGGAGGCCCATTTCGTGCTGACGGGCAGAGACGAAGGCCTTGTGCCCTCTCTCGACTATGGCCGGGAAAAACGCCTCCACGCTTTTTTGGTGGAAGCGGCGCAAAGACACCTTTTGGCCTCCGCTCATGACTGCTCCGAAGGGGGACTGGCCGTGGCTCTGGCGGAGTCCGCCATTCAGGGCGAGCTGGGGGTTTCTCTGGAGTGGACGGACGACATCTCCCCCGCGGCAGCCCTCTTTGGCGAGACCCAGTCCCGGGCGGTGATTTCCATTTCTCCCGCGCGAAAGGAAAAAACTGAAGAGCTTATGGAAAAATATTGCCTTCACTACACATTTCTTGGAACCGTAACCGCGGATAAAAAATTTGTCCTGCGCTACAACGGGGAGACCGTTATTGAAAGTTCCATCTCCGAGCTCGCTCCCCTCTGGAACGACACTCTCGCGGAGGCCATGAAGTAA
- the purF gene encoding amidophosphoribosyltransferase — translation MDAYGENSSWHEECGIFGVWSKTASVTDICYMGLFALQHRGQESAGIAVTDGMHIDIAKGMGLMTEAFKPRLPAIRGHSAIGHVRYSTVGGSILSNVQPFLSSFSGGFISLAHNGSLTNAQRIRHDLEKEGCPFQSTSDTETILNLISVTPAPTLEEKILTALEQIDGAYCLVIMTGDRLIGVRDPHAFHPLCLGRLKDGYVLASESCALDAVNADFVRDVLPGEMIVIDESGMRSSFLRKKAKLSNCIFEYIYFARPDSVIDGRSVWQSRYRMGRQLAKEYPVSADAVVPVPDTGIAAAIGFSAESGIPYVEGLIKNRYVGRTFILPDQTKRKATVEMKLNPVRANLQGKKIILIDDSIVRGTTSARLIALLRSAGAAEVHMCVSSPPITHPCYYGIDTSIRKELIAAVSSEEEISRKIGTDGLHYLSRQGLLASVEDSAGQCMCTSCFCGAYPTDVTECLESEDLKPEMRSGIVLKAGSEVGV, via the coding sequence ATGGACGCATACGGCGAAAACAGTTCCTGGCACGAGGAATGCGGTATTTTTGGGGTGTGGTCGAAAACTGCCTCCGTGACGGATATCTGCTACATGGGCCTTTTCGCCCTTCAGCATCGGGGGCAGGAAAGCGCGGGCATCGCTGTGACCGACGGGATGCATATCGATATTGCCAAAGGCATGGGGCTGATGACGGAGGCTTTTAAACCCCGTCTTCCGGCAATCAGAGGGCACTCCGCCATCGGACATGTGCGTTATTCCACCGTGGGCGGCAGTATTTTGTCTAACGTGCAGCCTTTTCTGTCCTCTTTTTCGGGGGGATTTATCAGCCTGGCCCACAACGGCAGTCTGACCAACGCCCAGCGAATCCGCCACGACCTCGAAAAGGAGGGCTGTCCTTTTCAGTCCACTTCGGACACGGAAACGATCCTGAACCTGATCTCCGTCACTCCGGCTCCAACCCTTGAAGAAAAGATCCTTACTGCTCTGGAGCAGATCGACGGAGCCTATTGCCTCGTCATCATGACAGGGGACAGGCTGATCGGCGTAAGGGATCCCCACGCTTTTCACCCGCTTTGTCTCGGTCGTTTGAAGGACGGGTACGTTCTGGCCTCGGAGTCCTGCGCTCTGGACGCCGTAAACGCGGATTTCGTGCGGGATGTCCTTCCCGGAGAAATGATCGTTATCGACGAAAGCGGGATGCGGTCTTCATTTTTGCGGAAAAAGGCGAAACTGTCGAACTGCATTTTTGAGTATATCTATTTTGCCCGACCGGACAGCGTTATCGACGGAAGAAGCGTCTGGCAGAGCCGTTATCGCATGGGACGTCAACTGGCGAAGGAGTATCCGGTTTCCGCGGACGCCGTGGTTCCGGTTCCCGACACGGGAATAGCGGCGGCCATTGGATTCAGCGCGGAGAGCGGCATCCCCTACGTGGAGGGATTGATCAAAAACCGCTATGTGGGCCGAACGTTCATTCTGCCCGACCAGACGAAGCGGAAAGCCACGGTCGAAATGAAGCTGAATCCCGTTCGGGCCAACCTTCAGGGCAAAAAAATTATTTTAATCGACGATTCCATCGTGCGGGGAACCACGAGCGCGCGTCTTATCGCTCTTTTGCGCAGCGCGGGGGCCGCTGAAGTGCATATGTGCGTTTCTTCCCCTCCCATCACGCACCCCTGCTATTACGGGATCGACACCTCCATACGCAAGGAACTGATCGCGGCGGTGTCCTCAGAAGAGGAAATTTCCCGAAAAATAGGAACCGATGGACTGCATTATCTTTCACGGCAGGGGCTGCTCGCGTCCGTGGAAGATTCGGCGGGGCAGTGCATGTGTACTTCCTGTTTCTGCGGCGCTTATCCCACCGATGTCACCGAATGTCTGGAGTCGGAAGACCTCAAGCCCGAAATGCGCTCCGGAATTGTTCTGAAGGCCGGGTCGGAGGTTGGAGTATGA
- the purM gene encoding phosphoribosylformylglycinamidine cyclo-ligase, producing the protein MTAPDHQSLSYKDAGVDIEAGNRSVEEIREAADSTRRPEVIGSLGGFGGLFALNASRYKNPVLVSGTDGVGTKLQIAFMTGRHDSIGQDAVAMCVNDVLVQGAEPLFFLDYLAVGKLEPTQVGEIVRGVAAACRESGCALIGGETAEMAGFYKTGEYDIAGFCVGIADREKLLPRPDIVPGDLVIGLPSSGLHSNGFSLVRKICFDHKKMTVETVIPELGNIPLGTELLKPTRLYPKILLPFLAGDNHGIKGMVHVTGGGFYDNIPRVLPEGVAVRIYRDSWEILPIFSLLQQWGNVAEPEMFRTFNMGIGLILIVSPDCAPTLFAKLKAGGEAPQTIGAVVEGPRSVTIEGIFREE; encoded by the coding sequence ATGACGGCGCCCGATCATCAATCGCTTTCTTATAAGGACGCGGGAGTGGACATCGAGGCGGGTAACCGCTCGGTGGAAGAAATTCGGGAAGCGGCGGACTCGACCCGCCGTCCGGAGGTTATCGGGAGCCTGGGTGGATTTGGAGGGCTTTTTGCGCTGAATGCCTCCCGGTACAAAAATCCGGTTCTGGTTTCCGGAACGGACGGCGTGGGGACGAAGCTCCAGATCGCCTTTATGACGGGACGGCACGACAGTATCGGACAGGACGCCGTGGCCATGTGCGTCAACGATGTGCTGGTCCAGGGGGCGGAACCCCTGTTTTTTCTTGACTATCTGGCCGTGGGAAAACTGGAGCCCACTCAGGTGGGAGAGATCGTGCGAGGCGTGGCGGCGGCCTGCAGGGAATCCGGCTGCGCCCTGATCGGCGGAGAAACGGCGGAGATGGCGGGGTTTTACAAAACAGGGGAGTATGACATCGCGGGGTTCTGCGTGGGCATAGCGGATCGGGAAAAACTTCTGCCTCGTCCTGATATTGTCCCGGGGGATCTGGTGATCGGACTGCCCTCCAGCGGCCTGCATTCCAACGGATTTTCCCTCGTGCGAAAAATCTGTTTCGACCATAAAAAAATGACGGTGGAGACGGTTATCCCCGAGCTTGGAAATATCCCGCTGGGGACGGAACTGCTGAAGCCCACCCGACTCTATCCGAAAATCCTTCTGCCCTTTCTTGCCGGGGACAATCACGGCATAAAGGGCATGGTGCACGTTACCGGCGGCGGATTTTACGACAATATCCCGAGAGTTTTACCGGAGGGGGTCGCCGTCCGGATTTATCGTGATTCATGGGAAATTCTGCCGATTTTCTCACTGTTGCAACAGTGGGGTAATGTAGCGGAGCCAGAGATGTTTCGTACGTTCAACATGGGGATTGGGCTGATTCTCATCGTTTCTCCGGACTGTGCCCCGACGCTTTTTGCGAAGCTGAAGGCGGGCGGAGAGGCGCCTCAAACCATTGGCGCCGTCGTGGAAGGCCCCCGGAGTGTGACGATCGAGGGGATCTTTCGGGAGGAATGA
- the purN gene encoding phosphoribosylglycinamide formyltransferase, protein MRHDAMRNEGTSLRLGVLVSGRGSNLQALLDRLAENEGFAGNPEIAVVVSDRPDAFALKRLEGRDIPGLVVERGAFPDREAFEAAIVDVLEKHRVNLVVLAGFMRVLSPWFIRRFPRRIVNIHPSLLPSFTGLHAQRQALEHGVKIAGCTVHFVDETLDGGPIIAQAAVPVLPGDTEETLSDRILVEEHRLLPSVILDFANGSRDFGLPD, encoded by the coding sequence ATGAGGCATGATGCGATGAGGAATGAAGGAACTTCCCTGCGACTGGGAGTGCTGGTTTCAGGACGGGGCAGCAACCTCCAGGCCCTGCTGGACCGGCTCGCCGAAAACGAAGGATTTGCGGGAAATCCGGAAATTGCGGTGGTGGTCTCGGACAGGCCTGACGCCTTTGCTCTGAAACGTCTGGAGGGGCGCGATATTCCCGGCCTCGTCGTGGAGCGTGGGGCTTTTCCGGATCGTGAGGCTTTTGAGGCCGCCATCGTCGACGTTCTGGAAAAACATCGCGTAAACCTCGTCGTTCTGGCCGGTTTCATGCGTGTTCTGAGCCCCTGGTTCATCCGGCGCTTTCCCCGCCGCATCGTCAACATCCATCCTTCCCTGCTTCCCTCCTTCACGGGTCTGCACGCTCAGCGGCAGGCTCTGGAACATGGGGTCAAAATAGCGGGATGTACGGTCCATTTCGTAGATGAAACGCTGGATGGCGGCCCGATTATTGCCCAGGCCGCGGTGCCGGTTCTGCCCGGAGACACGGAAGAAACCCTGAGCGACCGCATTCTGGTGGAAGAACATCGGCTGCTTCCGTCGGTGATCCTGGATTTTGCGAACGGAAGCCGCGACTTTGGACTGCCGGACTGA